A window of Actinomycetota bacterium contains these coding sequences:
- a CDS encoding arginase family protein, with protein sequence MDVDGIPFLHRPPAVEPPAFHDPDFPTAAQWLGMRPEGDPALVVLGVPFSAASISRAACDMAPAAVRRALGRFSVWSSDRAVSVEGMPVLDAGDVDPDGDDVEKTQRRIAEVVAALPRSPLIVLGGDNSITVGAARGARADGLLTFDAHHDCRDPALGLTNGCPVRQLIEGGIRAVVQVGIHGFANAEAHARWALDHKVHVIKSDRVRDDGIAKTVRGALRLLGGARRVWVDFDIDVLDRAFAPGAPAAMPGGLTPAHLEEAAFLLGKEPQVVGIDITEVDPSADVGEVTVRTAGALVMNYAAGVAAR encoded by the coding sequence GTGGACGTAGACGGTATTCCGTTCCTTCACAGGCCGCCGGCCGTTGAGCCCCCGGCTTTTCACGATCCGGACTTTCCCACCGCGGCGCAGTGGTTGGGAATGCGCCCAGAAGGGGACCCCGCTTTGGTTGTGCTCGGGGTACCCTTTTCGGCGGCGTCGATTTCGAGAGCGGCGTGTGACATGGCGCCGGCGGCGGTGCGCCGCGCGCTCGGGCGTTTCAGTGTCTGGTCGTCGGATCGTGCGGTCTCTGTGGAGGGGATGCCGGTCCTGGATGCCGGGGACGTGGATCCCGACGGTGACGACGTGGAGAAGACGCAGCGTCGGATCGCCGAGGTGGTGGCCGCGTTGCCGCGTTCGCCGCTGATCGTTCTGGGCGGAGACAACTCGATCACAGTCGGGGCCGCGCGCGGGGCGCGCGCGGACGGGTTGCTCACCTTCGACGCGCACCACGACTGTCGCGACCCTGCGCTCGGGCTCACCAATGGGTGTCCGGTGCGCCAGTTGATCGAGGGAGGCATCCGCGCGGTGGTGCAGGTCGGCATCCACGGGTTCGCCAACGCCGAGGCGCACGCGCGCTGGGCGCTCGACCACAAGGTGCATGTGATCAAGTCCGACCGCGTGAGGGACGACGGCATCGCAAAGACGGTGCGTGGTGCGCTGCGATTGCTGGGCGGCGCGCGCCGCGTATGGGTCGACTTCGACATCGACGTCCTGGATCGCGCGTTCGCTCCCGGCGCTCCGGCCGCGATGCCGGGAGGCCTGACGCCGGCACACCTGGAGGAAGCCGCGTTCTTGCTGGGCAAAGAGCCGCAGGTAGTCGGGATCGACATCACCGAGGTGGATCCGTCGGCCGACGTCGGCGAGGTGACCGTCCGCACTGCGGGAGCCCTGGTCATGAACTACGCGGCGGGGGTGGCGGCACGATGA